One Strigops habroptila isolate Jane chromosome 19, bStrHab1.2.pri, whole genome shotgun sequence genomic window carries:
- the FAM117A gene encoding protein FAM117A isoform X2, translating into MIRWLLEGVEGAQAAVEDVAAAASVPCAAAAVEKSCGPRQPRVRRTSSLDTIVGSYLLGQWPRDAEGASTSCMNNKATQTPVSWHDVEVGKANSSAHKRSASWGSTDHRREIAKLKQQLQRTKLHGRSGRGKEKSSPLQGDHAVLASLRDSPSGFLSPSPLWRLSPCLHRSLEGLNQELEEAFVKEQGDEELLRILDVPDGHRAPAPAQRGSGAASLAPEPSSGSCSSLSLSPSPSVPLHLSPHPPGRLPAEEPSSAAEEVQPEPKEKEEGSPSPVLAFASSPRPNHSYMFKREPPEGCEKIRAFEEASSPSPEQPFQPSCPDKNKVHFNPTGSAFCPVSLVKPLFPNVGFLFRSFPASSSPGTGPLTSCQPPAPFLGVRKDAAGDGFSAIPTSPSLSYEPWKRGQPEESVVFHSSLVV; encoded by the exons ATGATCAGATGGCTCTTGGAGGGGGTGGAAGGAGCCCAAGCAGCAGTGGAGGACGTTGCAGCAGCAG CCAgtgttccctgtgctgctgcagccgtGGAGAAGAGCTGCGGGCCCCGGCAGCCCCGTGTGCGGCGCACCTCCTCGCTGGACACCATCGTGGGCTCCTACCTGCTGGGGCAGTGGCCACGGGATGCCGAAGGAGCTTCCACTTCATGCATGAACAACAAAGCTACCCAG ACTCCAGTGTCCTGGCATGATGTGGAAGTGGGGAAAGCCAACTCCAGTGCTCACAAGCGTTCTGCCTCTTGGGGTAGCACAGACCACCGCAGAGAG ATTGCcaaactgaagcagcagctccagaggaCCAAGCTCCACGGCAGAAGtggcagaggaaaggagaagagctCCCCGCTGCAGGGGGACCACGCTGTCCTCGCCTCACTGCGG GACTCTCCTTCAGgcttcctttctccctctcccttgtGGAGGCTCAGCCCCTGCTTGCACAGGAGCCTGGAAGGCCTAAACCAGGAACTGGAGGAAGCGTTTGTGAAGGAACAGGGAGATGAAGAGCTGCTGCGG ATCCTGGATGTCCCAGATGGCCACAGGGCACCAGCGCCCGCCCAGAGAGGCTCTGGAGCCGCGTCCCTGGCGCCGGAGCCCAGCAGTGGCAGCTGTAGCAGcctctctctgtctccttcCCCTTCGGTGCCTCTGCACCTCTCCCCGCACCCCCCGGGGAGGCTGCCAGCAGAAGAaccctcctctgcagcagaggaggtgcaGCCAGAGCCCAAAGAGAAAG AGG AGGGCAGCCCCTCCCCAGTGCTGGCCTTTGCCTCCTCCCCTCGCCCCAACCACAGCTACATGTTCAAACGGGAGCCTCCGGAGGGCTGTGAGAAGATCCGGGCCTTCGAAGAAGCTTC ctcccccagccctgagcagccgTTCCAGCCTTCCTGCCCGGATAAGAACAAAGTGCATTTCAACCCCACCGGTTCTGCCTTCTGCCCCGTGAGCCTGGTGAAGCCTCTCTTCCCAAACGTGGGCTTCCTCTTCAGGAGCTTCCCGGCTTCTTCCAGCCCCGGCACGGGCCCGTTGACATCctgccagcccccagccccGTTCCTCGGGGTGCGGAAGGACGCTGCGGGTGATGGCTTCAGCGCCATTCCCACATCCCCTTCCCTGAGCTATGAACCCTGGAAGCGGGGGCAGCCCGAGGAGAGCGTCGTCTTCCACAGCTCCCTGGTGGTGTGA
- the FAM117A gene encoding protein FAM117A isoform X3, which produces MIRWLLEGVEGAQAAVEDVAAAASVPCAAAAVEKSCGPRQPRVRRTSSLDTIVGSYLLGQWPRDAEGASTSCMNNKATQTPVSWHDVEVGKANSSAHKRSASWGSTDHRREIAKLKQQLQRTKLHGRSGRGKEKSSPLQGDHAVLASLRDSPSGFLSPSPLWRLSPCLHRSLEGLNQELEEAFVKEQGDEELLRILDVPDGHRAPAPAQRGSGAASLAPEPSSGSCSSLSLSPSPSVPLHLSPHPPGRLPAEEPSSAAEEVQPEPKEKEGSPSPVLAFASSPRPNHSYMFKREPPEGCEKIRAFEEASSPSPEQPFQPSCPDKNKVHFNPTGSAFCPVSLVKPLFPNVGFLFRSFPASSSPGTGPLTSCQPPAPFLGVRKDAAGDGFSAIPTSPSLSYEPWKRGQPEESVVFHSSLVV; this is translated from the exons ATGATCAGATGGCTCTTGGAGGGGGTGGAAGGAGCCCAAGCAGCAGTGGAGGACGTTGCAGCAGCAG CCAgtgttccctgtgctgctgcagccgtGGAGAAGAGCTGCGGGCCCCGGCAGCCCCGTGTGCGGCGCACCTCCTCGCTGGACACCATCGTGGGCTCCTACCTGCTGGGGCAGTGGCCACGGGATGCCGAAGGAGCTTCCACTTCATGCATGAACAACAAAGCTACCCAG ACTCCAGTGTCCTGGCATGATGTGGAAGTGGGGAAAGCCAACTCCAGTGCTCACAAGCGTTCTGCCTCTTGGGGTAGCACAGACCACCGCAGAGAG ATTGCcaaactgaagcagcagctccagaggaCCAAGCTCCACGGCAGAAGtggcagaggaaaggagaagagctCCCCGCTGCAGGGGGACCACGCTGTCCTCGCCTCACTGCGG GACTCTCCTTCAGgcttcctttctccctctcccttgtGGAGGCTCAGCCCCTGCTTGCACAGGAGCCTGGAAGGCCTAAACCAGGAACTGGAGGAAGCGTTTGTGAAGGAACAGGGAGATGAAGAGCTGCTGCGG ATCCTGGATGTCCCAGATGGCCACAGGGCACCAGCGCCCGCCCAGAGAGGCTCTGGAGCCGCGTCCCTGGCGCCGGAGCCCAGCAGTGGCAGCTGTAGCAGcctctctctgtctccttcCCCTTCGGTGCCTCTGCACCTCTCCCCGCACCCCCCGGGGAGGCTGCCAGCAGAAGAaccctcctctgcagcagaggaggtgcaGCCAGAGCCCAAAGAGAAAG AGGGCAGCCCCTCCCCAGTGCTGGCCTTTGCCTCCTCCCCTCGCCCCAACCACAGCTACATGTTCAAACGGGAGCCTCCGGAGGGCTGTGAGAAGATCCGGGCCTTCGAAGAAGCTTC ctcccccagccctgagcagccgTTCCAGCCTTCCTGCCCGGATAAGAACAAAGTGCATTTCAACCCCACCGGTTCTGCCTTCTGCCCCGTGAGCCTGGTGAAGCCTCTCTTCCCAAACGTGGGCTTCCTCTTCAGGAGCTTCCCGGCTTCTTCCAGCCCCGGCACGGGCCCGTTGACATCctgccagcccccagccccGTTCCTCGGGGTGCGGAAGGACGCTGCGGGTGATGGCTTCAGCGCCATTCCCACATCCCCTTCCCTGAGCTATGAACCCTGGAAGCGGGGGCAGCCCGAGGAGAGCGTCGTCTTCCACAGCTCCCTGGTGGTGTGA
- the FAM117A gene encoding protein FAM117A isoform X1, with amino-acid sequence MAGAGAGGCRGGAGGLQPLRATVPFQLQQRRGDGGRAASVPCAAAAVEKSCGPRQPRVRRTSSLDTIVGSYLLGQWPRDAEGASTSCMNNKATQTPVSWHDVEVGKANSSAHKRSASWGSTDHRREIAKLKQQLQRTKLHGRSGRGKEKSSPLQGDHAVLASLRDSPSGFLSPSPLWRLSPCLHRSLEGLNQELEEAFVKEQGDEELLRILDVPDGHRAPAPAQRGSGAASLAPEPSSGSCSSLSLSPSPSVPLHLSPHPPGRLPAEEPSSAAEEVQPEPKEKEEGSPSPVLAFASSPRPNHSYMFKREPPEGCEKIRAFEEASSPSPEQPFQPSCPDKNKVHFNPTGSAFCPVSLVKPLFPNVGFLFRSFPASSSPGTGPLTSCQPPAPFLGVRKDAAGDGFSAIPTSPSLSYEPWKRGQPEESVVFHSSLVV; translated from the exons atggccggggcgggagcgggcggcTGCCGCGGTGGGGCCGGGGGGCTGCAGCCGCTCCGCGCCACCGTCcccttccagctccagcagcgCCGCGGCGATGGGGGCCGGGCAG CCAgtgttccctgtgctgctgcagccgtGGAGAAGAGCTGCGGGCCCCGGCAGCCCCGTGTGCGGCGCACCTCCTCGCTGGACACCATCGTGGGCTCCTACCTGCTGGGGCAGTGGCCACGGGATGCCGAAGGAGCTTCCACTTCATGCATGAACAACAAAGCTACCCAG ACTCCAGTGTCCTGGCATGATGTGGAAGTGGGGAAAGCCAACTCCAGTGCTCACAAGCGTTCTGCCTCTTGGGGTAGCACAGACCACCGCAGAGAG ATTGCcaaactgaagcagcagctccagaggaCCAAGCTCCACGGCAGAAGtggcagaggaaaggagaagagctCCCCGCTGCAGGGGGACCACGCTGTCCTCGCCTCACTGCGG GACTCTCCTTCAGgcttcctttctccctctcccttgtGGAGGCTCAGCCCCTGCTTGCACAGGAGCCTGGAAGGCCTAAACCAGGAACTGGAGGAAGCGTTTGTGAAGGAACAGGGAGATGAAGAGCTGCTGCGG ATCCTGGATGTCCCAGATGGCCACAGGGCACCAGCGCCCGCCCAGAGAGGCTCTGGAGCCGCGTCCCTGGCGCCGGAGCCCAGCAGTGGCAGCTGTAGCAGcctctctctgtctccttcCCCTTCGGTGCCTCTGCACCTCTCCCCGCACCCCCCGGGGAGGCTGCCAGCAGAAGAaccctcctctgcagcagaggaggtgcaGCCAGAGCCCAAAGAGAAAG AGG AGGGCAGCCCCTCCCCAGTGCTGGCCTTTGCCTCCTCCCCTCGCCCCAACCACAGCTACATGTTCAAACGGGAGCCTCCGGAGGGCTGTGAGAAGATCCGGGCCTTCGAAGAAGCTTC ctcccccagccctgagcagccgTTCCAGCCTTCCTGCCCGGATAAGAACAAAGTGCATTTCAACCCCACCGGTTCTGCCTTCTGCCCCGTGAGCCTGGTGAAGCCTCTCTTCCCAAACGTGGGCTTCCTCTTCAGGAGCTTCCCGGCTTCTTCCAGCCCCGGCACGGGCCCGTTGACATCctgccagcccccagccccGTTCCTCGGGGTGCGGAAGGACGCTGCGGGTGATGGCTTCAGCGCCATTCCCACATCCCCTTCCCTGAGCTATGAACCCTGGAAGCGGGGGCAGCCCGAGGAGAGCGTCGTCTTCCACAGCTCCCTGGTGGTGTGA
- the SLC35B1 gene encoding solute carrier family 35 member B1 produces the protein MRPGGPAGALRDAVLDVAPALSGRAADMGTGASGAALPERLRLPVCCLGVFACYFYYGILQESITRGRYGEGAKQEKFKFALTLVFIQCVVNAAFARLLIHVFDAVKVDRTRSWLYAACSLSYLGAMVSSNSALQFVNYPTQVLGKSCKPIPVMLLGVTLLRKKYPPAKYLCVLLIVAGVALFLYKPKKATGIDEHVFGYGELLLLLSLTLDGLTGVSQDHMRAHYQTGSNHMMLNVNLWSTLFLGAGILFTGELWEFLSFTERYPSVIYNILLFGLTSALGQSFIFMTVVYFGPLTCSIITTTRKFFTILASVILFANPISSMQWVGTVLVFLGLGLDAKFGKGVKKTSH, from the exons ATGAGGCCGGGCGGTCCGGCGGGCGCGCTGCGCGATGCGGTGCTGGACGTGGCGCCGGCGCTGAGCGGCCGCGCCGCCGACATGGGCACGGGAGCGAGCGGCGCGGCGCTGCCCGAGCGGCTGCGGCTGCCCGTGTGCTGCCTCGGCGTCTTCGCCTGCTACTTCTACTACGGCATCCTGCAGGAGAGCAT CACCCGCGGCCGGTACGGGGAGGGCGCGAAGCAGGAGAAGTTCAAGTTCGCGCTGACGCTCGTGTTCATCCAGTGCGTGGTGAACGCCGCCTTCGCCAGGCTCC TGATCCATGTGTTCGACGCTGTCAAAGTGGATCGCACCCGGAGCTGGCTCTACGCCGCCTGCTCCCTGTCCTACCTGGGCGCGATGGTGTCCAGCAACTCGGCTCTGCAGTTCGTCAACTACCCCACGCAG GTCCTTGGCAAATCTTGTAAGCCCATTCCAG TCATGCTTTTAGGAGTGACTTTGCTGCGGAAGAAGTACCCCCCAGCCAAGTATCTCTGCGTCCTCCTCATCGTGGCCGGCGTCGCCCTGTTCCTCTACAAGCCTAAGAAGGCGACTGGGATCGACGAGCACGTCTTTGGCTACGGAGAGCTCCTCCTG CTGCTGTCGCTGACGTTGGACGGGCTGACGGGGGTGTCTCAGGACCACATGAGAGCTCACTACCAAACGGGTTCCAACCACATGATGCTGAACGTTAATCTCTGGTCCACCTTGTTCCTGGGGGCTG GGATTCTGTTCACTGGAGAGCTCTGGGAGTTCCTGAGTTTCACGGAGCGATACCCCAGCGTCATTTACAACATCCTGCTCTTcggcctcaccagtgctctGGGTCAG AGCTTTATTTTCATGACCGTGGTGTACTTCGGCCCTCTGACGTGTTCCATCATCACCACAACCCGCAAGTTCTTCACCATCTTAGCGTCCGTCATCCTCTTTGCCAACCCCATCAGCTCCATGCAGTGGGTGGGGACGGTCCTTGTGTTCTTGG gcCTTGGACTCGATGCCAAATTCGGGAAGGGAGTGAAGAAGACGTCGCACTGA